The Coffea eugenioides isolate CCC68of chromosome 8, Ceug_1.0, whole genome shotgun sequence genome has a segment encoding these proteins:
- the LOC113781306 gene encoding ribosomal protein S2, mitochondrial-like gives MTIIDSDKTLICLRNACNFVGNLVRLKGQFLFVNTNTLFDEISEEMTKAIGIKNDKSWRLEGFLTNSSSPKKFRGRNKKLNLGAIHAPDCVVIFDTERKSSVILEAEWLQVPIVGHVDSSMPWETYKKITYLKNEDCTRGR, from the exons ATGACTATAATAGACTCCGACAAGACTCTTATTTGCCTCCGCAACGCCTGCAATTTCGTCGGCAACCTCGTCAGGTTAAAAGGGCAGTTTCTTTTCGTCAACACCAACACCCTTTTCGACGAAATCAGCGAGGAAATGACGAAAGCTATTGGGATTAAGAATGACAAGTCGTGGCGTCTTGAAGGCTTTTTAACAAACAGTTCGAGTCCCAAAAAGTTTCGCGGCCGGAATAAGAAGTTGAACTTAGGAGCCATTCACGCTCCTGATTGTGTGGTGATTTTCGATACGGAGAGGAAGTCTTCGGTTATTTTGGAGGCTGAATGGTTGCAAGTTCCGATTGTGGGGCATGTTGATTCGAGTATGCCGTGGGAAACTTATAAGAAGATTACTTATCTG aaaaatgaagactGCACAAGGGGCAGATGA
- the LOC113781305 gene encoding uncharacterized protein LOC113781305 — protein MLSAFPILPRNQLECTTVKLLFTLRLRNDFPRRMESDDSIAPEPGTNEQQPRHQNSVSPKFNEEEEEAAEENPVNRNEKEEPKTTSFPECKDVLKAVEVVERDSVAIAQSFASLFASLRLALSQVTRTSVDHMSCFSDAAGRLQESALDAATKGNRYINSCLRLNEEMKGIDNLASQLKILRRNVDALDSAVNRMVRLP, from the exons ATGTTAAGTGcttttccgattttgccccgaAATCAATTAGAGTGCACTACGGTTAAACTACTGTTCACCTTGCGACTGAGAAACGATTTCCCCAGGCGAATGGAGTCGGACGATAGCATAGCGCCGGAACCTGGGACCAATGAGCAACAGCCACGTCACCAGAACTCCGTTTCTCCCAAATttaatgaagaagaagaagaagcagcagaAGAAAATCCTGTCAATAGGAATGAGAAGGAAGAACCCAAAACGACCTCGTTTCCTGAATGCAAGGATGTACTCAAAGCAGTAGAAGTGGTGGAGAGAGATTCGGTCGCGATCGCTCAGAGCTTCGCATCTCTCTTCGCTTCTCTCCGTTTAGCTCTCTCTCAG GTTACAAGAACTTCTGTGGATCACATGAGTTGCTTCAGTGATGCAGCTGGACGTCTTCAAGAATCTG CTCTTGATGCAGCTACAAAAGGAAATCGTTATATAAATTCCTGTCTCAG ATTAAACGAGGAAATGAAAGGGATTGACAATCTTGCCTCGCAGTT AAAAATCCTCAGGAGGAATGTAGATGCTTTGGATTCAGCTGTAAATAGGATGGTTCGTCTTCCATGA